In Juglans microcarpa x Juglans regia isolate MS1-56 chromosome 4S, Jm3101_v1.0, whole genome shotgun sequence, a single window of DNA contains:
- the LOC121263869 gene encoding putative UDP-rhamnose:rhamnosyltransferase 1, with translation MAETKQQLHIAMFPWLAFGHIIPSLELGKLIARRKGHRISFISTPRNIDRLPKIPSDVAPLITLVKLPLPHVDNLPENAEATMDVPHHIIPYLKIAHDGLQEPLSKFLETSNPDWIIHDFAPYWLPPIAARLGISRAFFSIYNASSLCFIGPPKWLSSSSGRADGPDSGYKRTELEHFTVPPKWIPFPSKIVYRSYEAKKLFENIDANASGVSDLFRFMMVFLGTEVVAIKTCMEVEAEWLNLFGELLHIPVVPVGLLPPSPEEGNDNKDTTWDTISEWLDKQEKGSVVYVALGSEIRPSEEDFNELALGLEQSGCPFFWALRKSAGGESIELPEGFEERTKGRGIIWTGWAPQFKILGHESVGGFVTHCGWSSVTEAFQFGRALILLPFIGDQGLIARFLEERQAGVEIPRKEEDGSFTRDSVAQTLRLVMKDAEGQIYRDKAKEMTTIFGDKELQHRYVDKFVELLENHRRMIITKG, from the coding sequence ATGGCTGAAACTAAGCAGCAGCTTCACATAGCCATGTTCCCATGGTTAGCCTTTGGTCACATAATCCCATCTTTAGAGCTCGGCAAGCTCATTGCCCGACGAAAGGGTCATCGTATTTCCTTCATATCCACGCCTAGAAACATTGATCGCCTTCCCAAGATCCCTTCAGATGTTGCGCCTTTGATAACTTTGGTGAAGCTTCCCTTACCCCATGTTGACAACCTGCCGGAGAACGCAGAGGCCACCATGGACGTACCCCACCACATAATTCCATACCTTAAGATAGCTCATGATGGTCTTCAAGAACCCTTGTCTAAGTTTTTAGAAACTTCGAACCCTGATTGGATCATTCATGACTTTGCCCCTTACTGGTTACCACCAATTGCTGCCAGACTTGGCATCTCACGGGCTTTCTTCAGCATTTACAACGCATCATCCTTGTGTTTCATTGGACCACCGAAGTGGTTGTCTTCGTCGTCCGGAAGAGCAGACGGGCCCGATTCAGGTTATAAACGAACGGAACTTGAGCATTTCACTGTCCCTCCCAAATGGATCCCCTTTCCATCCAAAATAGTCTATCGGTCTTATGAGGCGAAAAAGCTCTTTGAAAACATTGACGCGAATGCCTCCGGTGTTTCGGACTTGTTTCGTTTCATGATGGTTTTCTTAGGAACCGAAGTCGTGGCTATTAAAACATGTATGGAAGTTGAAGCTGAGTGGTTGAATCTCTTCGGAGAGCTTCTACATATACCCGTGGTTCCCGTGGGCTTATTGCCACCCTCGCCAGAAGAAGGCAATGACAATAAAGATACCACTTGGGATACAATTTCGGAGTGGCTAGACAAGCAAGAAAAAGGATCAGTGGTTTATGTAGCACTCGGAAGTGAAATCCGGCCGAGTGAAGAAGACTTCAACGAGTTGGCTCTCGGACTTGAGCAATCTGGGTGTCCATTCTTTTGGGCTCTAAGAAAGTCAGCCGGTGGGGAATCAATTGAGCTACCGGAAGGGTTCGAGGAGCGAACCAAAGGTCGTGGGATTATTTGGACAGGCTGGGCACCTCAGTTCAAGATACTAGGTCACGAGTCGGTTGGCGGGTTCGTGACTCACTGTGGCTGGAGTTCAGTGACAGAGGCATTCCAGTTTGGACGTGCGCTAATCCTGTTGCCTTTCATTGGGGACCAAGGATTAATTGCTAGATTCTTGGAAGAGAGACAAGCAGGAGTTGAAATTCCCAGGAAGGAGGAAGATGGGTCATTTACCAGGGACTCAGTGGCACAAACTTTGAGGTTGGTGATGAAAGACGCAGAGGGTCAGATTTACAGGGACAAAGCTAAGGAAATGACCACCATATTTGGGGACAAGGAACTCCAGCACCGATACGTTGATAAATTTGTTGAGTTGCTGGAGAACCACAGGCGGATGATCATTACCAAGGGTTAG
- the LOC121263850 gene encoding putative UDP-rhamnose:rhamnosyltransferase 1, whose amino-acid sequence MAATKQQLHIAMFPWLAFGHIIPSLELGKLIARRKGHRISFISTPRNIDRLPKIPSDVAPLITLVKLPLPHVDNLPENAEATMDVPHHIIPYLKIAHDGLQEPLSKFLETSNPDWIIHDFAPYWLPPITARLGISRAFFSIYNASSLCFFGPPKWLPSSSGTADGPDPGYKRTELEHFTVPPKWIPFPSKIVYRSYEAKKLFENIDANASGVSDLFRFMMVYFGTEVVAIKTCMEVEAEWLNLFGELLHIPVVPVGLLPPSPEEGNDNKDTTWDTISEWLDKQEKGSVVYVALGSEIRPSEEDFNELALGLEQSGCPFFWALRKSAGGESIELPEGFEERTKGRGIIWTGWAPQFKILGHESVGGFVTHCGWSSVTEAFQFGRALILLPFIGDQGLIARFLEERQAGVEIPRKEEDGSFTRDSVAQTLRLVMKDAEGQIYRDKAREMTTIFGDKELQHRYVDKFVELLENHRQIITKG is encoded by the coding sequence ATGGCTGCAACTAAGCAGCAGCTTCACATAGCCATGTTCCCATGGTTAGCCTTTGGTCACATAATCCCATCATTAGAGCTCGGCAAGCTCATAGCCCGACGAAAGGGTCATCGTATTTCCTTCATATCCACGCCTAGAAACATTGATCGCCTTCCCAAGATCCCTTCAGATGTTGCGCCCTTGATAACTTTGGTGAAGCTTCCCTTACCCCATGTTGACAACCTGCCGGAGAACGCAGAGGCCACCATGGACGTACCCCACCACATAATTCCATACCTTAAGATAGCTCATGATGGTCTTCAAGAACCCTTGTCTAAGTTTTTAGAAACTTCGAACCCTGATTGGATCATTCACGACTTTGCCCCTTACTGGTTACCACCAATTACTGCTAGACTTGGCATCTCACGGGCTTTCTTCAGCATTTACAACGCATCATCCTTGTGCTTCTTTGGCCCACCGAAGTGGTTGCCTTCGTCGTCGGGAACAGCAGACGGGCCCGATCCAGGTTATAAACGAACGGAACTTGAGCATTTCACTGTCCCTCCCAAATGGATCCCCTTTCCATCCAAAATAGTCTATCGGTCTTATGAGGCGAAAAAGCTCTTTGAAAACATTGACGCGAATGCCTCCGGTGTTTCGGACTTGTTTCGTTTCATGATGGTTTACTTCGGCACCGAAGTCGTGGCTATTAAAACATGCATGGAAGTCGAAGCTGAGTGGTTGAATCTCTTCGGAGAGCTTCTCCATATACCCGTGGTTCCCGTGGGCTTATTGCCACCCTCGCCAGAAGAAGGCAATGACAATAAAGATACCACTTGGGATACAATTTCGGAGTGGCTAGACAAGCAAGAAAAAGGATCAGTGGTTTATGTAGCACTCGGAAGTGAAATCCGGCCGAGTGAAGAAGACTTCAACGAGTTGGCTCTCGGACTTGAGCAATCTGGGTGTCCATTCTTTTGGGCTCTAAGAAAGTCAGCCGGTGGGGAATCAATTGAGCTACCGGAAGGGTTCGAGGAGCGAACCAAAGGTCGTGGGATTATTTGGACAGGCTGGGCACCTCAGTTCAAGATACTAGGTCACGAGTCGGTTGGCGGGTTCGTGACTCACTGTGGCTGGAGTTCAGTGACAGAGGCATTCCAGTTTGGACGTGCGCTAATCCTGTTGCCTTTCATTGGGGACCAAGGATTAATTGCTAGATTCTTGGAAGAGAGACAAGCAGGAGTTGAAATTCCCAGGAAGGAGGAAGATGGGTCATTTACCAGGGACTCTGTGGCACAAACTTTGAGGTTGGTGATGAAAGACGCAGAGGGTCAGATTTACAGGGACAAAGCTAGGGAAATGACCACCATATTTGGGGACAAGGAACTCCAGCACCGATACGTTGATAAATTTGTTGAGTTGCTGGAGAACCACAGGCAGATCATTACCAAGGGTTAG